Proteins from a single region of Sphingobacteriaceae bacterium:
- a CDS encoding biotin--[acetyl-CoA-carboxylase] ligase, producing MEARQRCIGAERTVVVSTTTQDRILAQLQKAGGRFLSGEEMAARLGISRNAVWKAVTALRERGYTIGAVPRRGYRLAAAPDRPFAAEVLRDLPGPMAWQVEYMATVASTNDEARRRAQEGAPEGLVVVAEEQTGGRGRRGRSWLSPPGLGIWCSLVLRPPLAPREVLPLGLLTAAAARAALAAETGLPAAIKWPNDLVLPDGLKLGGILIEMGAEAERVHYVIAGIGINVNQQAEDFPGPLAATATSLRLALGRPVPRVPLLRCLLVELARRYQAALAQGFGPVLDEVRNHCITLGQWVRVESDGRPWHGRALDLTVDGALLVLPEKAAEPVTLYAGDVSIRPAPGGGR from the coding sequence TTGGAAGCCCGGCAACGGTGCATCGGTGCGGAAAGGACGGTCGTCGTGTCCACCACCACCCAGGACCGCATTCTGGCCCAACTGCAGAAGGCGGGAGGCCGGTTCCTGTCGGGTGAGGAGATGGCCGCCCGGCTGGGCATCAGCCGCAACGCCGTCTGGAAGGCCGTCACCGCCCTGCGGGAGCGGGGCTACACCATCGGGGCGGTGCCCCGCCGGGGCTACCGGCTGGCGGCGGCACCCGATAGGCCTTTCGCCGCCGAGGTGCTGCGGGATCTTCCGGGCCCCATGGCCTGGCAGGTGGAGTACATGGCCACCGTCGCCTCCACCAACGACGAAGCCCGCCGCCGGGCCCAGGAAGGCGCCCCCGAGGGGCTGGTGGTGGTGGCCGAAGAGCAGACGGGCGGTCGGGGCCGGCGGGGCCGCTCCTGGCTGTCGCCGCCGGGCCTGGGCATCTGGTGCTCCCTGGTGCTGCGGCCGCCCTTGGCGCCCAGGGAAGTGCTGCCCCTGGGCCTGCTGACGGCGGCGGCCGCCCGGGCCGCCCTGGCGGCGGAAACGGGCCTCCCCGCGGCCATCAAGTGGCCCAACGATCTGGTGTTGCCCGACGGCCTGAAGCTGGGCGGCATCCTCATAGAAATGGGCGCCGAGGCGGAGCGGGTCCATTACGTCATTGCCGGCATCGGCATCAACGTCAACCAGCAGGCGGAAGATTTCCCCGGGCCCCTGGCCGCCACGGCCACATCCCTGCGGCTGGCCCTGGGCCGGCCGGTGCCCCGGGTGCCCTTGCTCCGGTGCCTGCTGGTGGAATTGGCCCGGCGCTACCAAGCCGCTTTGGCCCAAGGCTTCGGGCCCGTGCTGGACGAGGTGCGCAACCACTGCATCACCTTGGGCCAATGGGTGCGGGTGGAGTCCGACGGCCGGCCGTGGCACGGCCGGGCCTTGGACCT